The proteins below are encoded in one region of Pirellulales bacterium:
- a CDS encoding DUF1573 domain-containing protein, translated as MIPQRRASIVYAVMGAAIGCIAYAVGSPVARRPILFLDADVIEIKTLSVGGTVSRTVKIRNNGNLALEIESVSSTCGCSRTSVSRTSVPPNECAELRIDVTGRHGMNVGQIAKIAIATNDKVRPILVIPVIIEEMAGFTVVPSLVDFGVLAPANLPATRRLYIVDSGRPGNRSDVMTLHVDTHANWLTVKEEAHDKLRGEWIVDLELGTNAPREHIAAEMSISLSKDTGASCFEQAVSAVGFVQDRKEAISIQR; from the coding sequence ATGGGTGCAGCAATCGGCTGCATTGCCTACGCGGTCGGGTCACCCGTTGCTAGAAGACCGATTCTCTTTCTCGATGCGGATGTTATTGAGATAAAAACGCTCTCGGTGGGAGGGACAGTCAGCAGAACTGTCAAGATTCGCAATAATGGAAACCTTGCGCTTGAGATCGAGTCGGTATCGTCGACATGCGGTTGTTCGAGGACCTCGGTTAGCAGAACAAGTGTGCCTCCTAACGAGTGCGCGGAGCTCCGGATTGATGTAACCGGCCGGCACGGAATGAATGTGGGACAAATCGCAAAGATTGCGATCGCGACAAACGACAAGGTAAGACCGATCCTGGTGATACCGGTTATCATTGAGGAAATGGCAGGCTTCACTGTCGTTCCAAGCCTCGTGGATTTTGGGGTGTTGGCGCCAGCAAATCTGCCGGCGACGAGACGTTTATACATTGTTGATTCGGGCCGCCCGGGTAATCGGTCTGATGTCATGACATTGCATGTCGATACGCATGCGAATTGGCTCACTGTGAAAGAAGAAGCGCACGACAAACTGCGCGGCGAGTGGATTGTTGACCTGGAGCTAGGAACGAACGCTCCGCGCGAGCACATTGCGGCCGAAATGAGCATCTCCCTCAGTAAAGACACCGGTGCCTCGTGCTTTGAGCAGGCGGTTTCCGCTGTAGGGTTTGTTCAGGACCGTAAAGAAGCGATATCAATCCAACGATGA